A genomic window from Silene latifolia isolate original U9 population chromosome 11, ASM4854445v1, whole genome shotgun sequence includes:
- the LOC141614566 gene encoding F-box protein SKIP23-like codes for MAGDWCTTPLDLLAAISMKLETIQDFIYFSLVCRWWNHAASSIKNNWRATPTPWLLLAENNKQNPNCLRKIFNLMNNKCYQLPLPETFETRCSGSAYGWVAMIDRHLNVKLFNPVSKAHIPFPSFENISDLMSYDPECFDSRDEYSTWCLQGFVTKIIVLRASQSCHHEFVIVAICVSGCVAVARPGDPSWTLILTDKADYEMVDVVAMDDHVFALFRDGRLVYWNAEEFFNMEFMKQIDYSPRQPHILGKELNYAFNKEYLVQSGGELIMVIRYKEEVGDGVAYDLDIVYRTYFFFEVFKLNPTNKLWEEIEELCGLTLLVGCNSSMCVSSGKYLQESCIYFTDDENTFWHKPKEFGGHDMGVFDMKTGEIDEFYEGDDMRSLISPPTWFIPQL; via the coding sequence ATGGCCGGAGATTGGTGTACGACGCCTCTTGATCTTCTTGCGGCCATATCAATGAAGTTGGAAACTATTCaagattttatttatttttctttggtaTGTCGTTGGTGGAATCATGCTGCGTCCTCAATAAAGAACAACTGGAGGGCTACTCCAACACCATGGCTTTTACTAGCcgaaaacaataaacaaaatcCAAATTGTCTTCGCAAGATCTTCAATCTTATGAATAATAAGTGTTACCAGTTGCCTCTCCCGGAGACGTTTGAAACAAGGTGTTCGGGTTCAGCTTATGGTTGGGTTGCTATGATTGACCGTCATCTAAATGTTAAGTTGTTTAATCCCGTCTCCAAGGCTCATATTCCTTTCCCGTCTTTCGAAAACATCTCAGACCTTATGAGCTACGATCCTGAATGCTTCGATTCAAGAGATGAGTACAGTACATGGTGTTTGCAAGGTTTTGTAACAAAGATTATTGTTCTTAGAGCGTCTCAAAGTTGTCATCATGAGTTCGTTATTGTGGCAATTTGTGTGTCTGGGTGTGTAGCTGTAGCTCGTCCTGGCGATCCATCATGGACGTTGATACTCACTGATAAAGCAGATTATGAAATGGTTGATGTGGTGGCGATGGATGATCATGTATTTGCTTTGTTCCGTGATGGAAGACTTGTGTATTGGAATGCCGAGGAATTTTTCAATATGGAGTTCATGAAACAAATCGATTATTCACCAAGACAACCTCATATTTTAGGAAAGGAGTTGAACTACGCGTTCAACAAAGAATATCTTGTTCAATCCGGTGGTGAACTCATCATGGTGATACGATACAAGGAGGAGGTGGGAGATGGGGTAGCTTATGATTTAGACATTGTTTATCGAACCTATTTTTTTTTTGAGGTATTCAAACTCAATCCTACCAACAAGCTTTGGGAAGAAATAGAAGAATTGTGTGGTCTCACATTGTTAGTAGGCTGCAATTCTTCTATGTGTGTTTCATCGGGCAAATATTTGCAAGAAAGTTGTATATATTTTACCGATGATGAAAATACGTTTTGGCATAAGCCAAAAGAGTTTGGTGGACATGACATGGGTGTTTTCGACATGAAGACAGGTGAAATAGACGAATTTTATGAAGGTGATGATATGCGCTCCTTAATCTCCCCACCGACTTGGTTTATTCCTCAACTTTAA
- the LOC141614567 gene encoding F-box protein SKIP23-like has translation MFVKLSCMFIITIVIVIAIDMTVIIFQIGQLVSCKIMAADWSTLPLDLLIDIAMKLETLEDFIYFSVVCRSWNRASSLIKDQWKPIRMPWLLLAENTNNNPDCVRKIFNPSNNKCYKLNLPETLGARCWGSDYGWLAMVDRKLNVRLLNPITKAEIHFPSAEAILDGRPYDKNHHESEENYINWILRAFLKRLIVLKVSENEFVIVVIYGHFDHLAFAKHGDKSWTSVFVNQDFGSWMFDVVAMDGYVFALYNDASLVYWNIEDFQGHEFVKPMDYSLSKFEMFEEFKSGMGTLYLVQSGCDLLMVLRFKGEVTNSDDETDYNYDIVYETFSFSVYRLDLKNRRWEEIEDYATLFVGGNTTMSVSAKFLEPNLIYFTDDEYVLSEFVRGLGGHDMGVYDPKCDEIRQFYEGDDIRAVYCRSTWFIPQL, from the coding sequence ATGTTTGTTAAATTAAGCTGTATGTTTATCATTACTATTGTTATTGTCATTGCTATTGATATGACTGTCATCATTTTTCAGATTGGTCAATTGGTTTCTTGCAAGATCATGGCTGCTGATTGGTCGACATTGCCTCTCGATCTTCTTATTGACATTGCAATGAAGTTGGAAACTTTGGaagattttatttatttttcagtgGTATGTCGCTCTTGGAATCGAGCTTCATCCTTAATAAAGGACCAGTGGAAGCCCATACGAATGCCATGGCTTTTACTAGCTGAAAACACTAACAATAATCCAGATTGTGTTCGGAAGATCTTTAATCCTAGTAATAATAAATGTTACAAATTGAATCTCCCCGAGACTCTTGGAGCAAGGTGTTGGGGTTCAGACTATGGTTGGCTTGCAATGGTCGACCGTAAACTCAATGTACGCTTGCTCAATCCAATCACTAAGGCTGAAATTCATTTCCCATCTGCGGAAGCCATCCTAGATGGACGCCCTTATGATAAAAACCATCATGAGAGTGAAGAAAATTATATTAATTGGATTTTGAGGGCGTTTTTGAAGAGGCTCATTGTGCTCAAAGTGTCTGAGAATGAGTTTGTTATTGTCGTAATTTATGGTCATTTCGACCACCTAGCTTTTGCTAAACACGGGGATAAATCATGGACATCAGTATTTGTCAACCAAGATTTTGGTAGTTGGATGTTTGATGTCGTGGCGATGGATGGTTATGTATTTGCTTTATACAATGATGCATCGCTTGTATATTGGAATATCGAGGACTTCCAAGGTCATGAGTTTGTAAAGCCAATGGATTATTCTTTAAGTAAATTTGAAATGTTCGAGGAGTTCAAAAGTGGGATGGGAACACTATATTTGGTACAATCAGGGTGTGATCTCCTTATGGTATTACGATTCAAGGGAGAAGTGACGAATTCAGATGATGAGACTGATTACAATTATGacattgtttatgaaacatttagTTTTTCGGTCTATAGACTTGATCTTAAAAACAGAAGATGGGAAGAAATTGAAGATTATGCTACATTGTTTGTAGGTGGCAATACAACTATGTCCGTTTCGGCCAAATTTTTGGAACCTAACTTGATATATTTCACCGATGATGAATATGTGCTCTCTGAATTTGTGAGAGGGCTTGGTGGACATGATATGGGTGTTTATGACCCCAAATGTGATGAAATACGGCAATTTTATGAAGGTGATGATATCCGCGCTGTATATTGTCGATCAACCTGGTTCATTCCTCAactttaa